In one window of Meiothermus sp. DNA:
- a CDS encoding phosphoenolpyruvate carboxylase, whose translation MSEERLFERLKREVDVLGRALGKAIRTLSGERAYALEEQIRELTKALRQSYTEETRRQLLAVVQGLSLLEAELMVRAFSTYFHLVNLAEERHRVRVNREREKKSTPQAPRGESFLALVGQLKNQGLNYEQALDVLSRLRLHLTFTAHPTETRRRTQRYHIGEIEKLLDAAEQGSSEEEAQGKNKEVAASPLISDSPPQLDARVALLWGTSELRKSRPSVEDEVKGGLFYTTYTLWQAIPRLVDGLERALEAHYGQRPDLSPPLVFRSWIGGDRDGNPNVVPEVTSWAQNYARETALRKFVEDVDGLIRDLSLSEDRITISRELRLVLEEHARRLALPERFQGEPYRQFGMGLRYKLRALLGEQTGPGYSGTQEFIGDLRKAETSLNQLGLEEIARVSVRPLRLNAEAFGLELVGLDLREESRALTEAVAELLKTAGVHEHYGGLEPQQREALLTQELATARPLAPVGYRPQTKALQTALEALRNWRARGAHVVSMTHYPSDLLEVMLLAREVGLYRPGRALPFDVVPLFETLGDLQNAPLVVARLLDNPVFKAHVQGRGGLEVMIGYSDSNKDAGFLAANWALYQAQEAITATAKSRGVQVYYFHGRGTSTARGGGTAGRAIASLPPGTVGSRMRLTEQGEALADRYAHPDLAYRNLEQMLYHMALASARDLYGQAEPLRLEWREAIKRAAERSTEVYRELLLRPGFFEFYEQLTPIREIGALNIASRPVYRSGRVREIKDLRAIPWVMSWTQVRLLIPGWYGLAEGLEEIPLTLRREMFAQWPFFATTLDSAAMALAKADLGIAREYLRLVEPSLAERFFPSIAGAFEKTRAILEETFQNTLLFNHPVLARQTELRNPYVDPISLVQVELLERYRRTPPEAPERTGLERALMLSLLGIAAGLRNAG comes from the coding sequence ATGAGCGAGGAAAGGCTGTTCGAACGGCTCAAACGGGAAGTGGATGTGCTGGGAAGGGCTCTGGGCAAGGCCATACGCACACTTTCTGGCGAGCGCGCCTATGCCCTGGAAGAACAAATCCGCGAGCTGACCAAAGCCCTGCGGCAGAGTTATACCGAGGAGACCCGCCGCCAGCTTCTAGCCGTTGTGCAGGGCCTCTCACTCCTGGAGGCTGAGCTCATGGTGCGGGCCTTCTCGACCTATTTTCATCTGGTCAACCTGGCCGAAGAGCGCCACCGTGTGCGGGTTAATCGGGAACGCGAGAAAAAAAGCACCCCGCAAGCCCCCAGGGGTGAGTCGTTTCTGGCCCTGGTCGGGCAGCTCAAGAACCAGGGCTTGAACTATGAGCAGGCGCTGGATGTGCTCTCCCGGCTTCGGCTACACCTCACCTTCACCGCCCACCCCACCGAGACCCGCCGCCGTACCCAGCGGTATCACATCGGCGAGATCGAGAAGCTCCTGGACGCAGCCGAGCAGGGGAGTTCAGAAGAAGAGGCGCAAGGGAAAAACAAAGAGGTTGCTGCTTCACCGCTTATTTCTGATTCCCCCCCTCAGCTAGACGCTCGAGTAGCCCTCTTATGGGGCACCTCCGAACTCCGCAAAAGCCGTCCAAGCGTGGAGGACGAGGTCAAAGGCGGACTTTTTTACACCACCTATACCCTCTGGCAGGCCATCCCCCGGCTGGTCGATGGGCTTGAACGCGCGCTCGAGGCTCACTACGGCCAGCGCCCCGACCTTTCGCCTCCGCTGGTGTTTCGGAGCTGGATTGGGGGCGACCGGGATGGCAACCCCAATGTGGTGCCGGAGGTTACGAGCTGGGCGCAGAACTACGCCCGCGAAACCGCCCTGCGCAAGTTTGTAGAAGATGTGGACGGCCTGATTCGGGACTTGTCACTCAGCGAGGATCGCATCACGATTAGCCGTGAATTGCGTCTGGTTCTGGAAGAGCATGCCAGGCGTTTGGCGCTGCCCGAACGCTTCCAGGGGGAACCCTACCGCCAGTTTGGCATGGGGCTGCGCTACAAGCTGCGGGCTTTGTTGGGCGAGCAAACCGGCCCTGGCTACAGCGGAACCCAAGAGTTTATAGGGGATTTACGCAAGGCCGAGACCAGTCTCAATCAGCTTGGCCTCGAGGAGATTGCCAGGGTCAGCGTACGCCCCCTGCGCCTGAATGCCGAGGCTTTTGGCCTCGAGCTGGTTGGCCTGGATTTGCGCGAGGAGTCCCGCGCGCTGACCGAAGCAGTAGCCGAACTGTTGAAAACCGCCGGGGTCCACGAGCATTACGGGGGGCTAGAACCCCAGCAAAGGGAGGCCCTCTTGACCCAGGAACTGGCCACAGCCCGGCCCCTGGCGCCGGTGGGCTACCGTCCACAGACCAAAGCGCTGCAAACCGCCCTGGAAGCTCTGCGCAACTGGCGGGCGCGGGGGGCCCACGTGGTCTCGATGACCCACTACCCCAGCGACCTGCTCGAGGTAATGCTGCTGGCGCGGGAAGTGGGGCTTTATCGCCCGGGTCGGGCGCTGCCCTTCGATGTGGTGCCGCTGTTCGAAACCCTGGGCGACCTGCAAAACGCGCCACTGGTGGTGGCCCGTCTCCTGGACAACCCGGTCTTCAAGGCCCACGTACAGGGGCGGGGGGGCCTCGAGGTGATGATTGGCTACTCCGACTCCAACAAAGACGCGGGCTTTCTGGCCGCCAACTGGGCGCTCTACCAGGCCCAGGAAGCCATTACCGCCACGGCAAAGAGCCGGGGCGTGCAGGTCTACTATTTCCACGGGCGCGGTACCTCTACCGCTCGTGGGGGTGGCACCGCCGGGCGGGCCATCGCCAGCCTGCCGCCCGGTACGGTGGGCAGCCGGATGCGCCTGACCGAGCAAGGCGAGGCCCTGGCCGACCGCTACGCCCACCCCGACCTGGCCTACCGGAACCTCGAGCAGATGCTTTATCACATGGCCCTGGCCTCGGCGCGCGACCTGTACGGGCAGGCCGAGCCCCTGCGCCTCGAGTGGCGGGAGGCCATAAAGCGGGCTGCCGAACGGTCCACCGAGGTCTACCGCGAGCTTTTGCTACGCCCGGGCTTCTTCGAGTTTTACGAGCAGCTCACCCCCATCCGCGAGATCGGCGCCCTCAACATTGCCAGTCGGCCCGTGTATCGCTCGGGGCGGGTACGCGAAATCAAAGACCTGAGGGCCATTCCCTGGGTGATGTCCTGGACACAGGTGCGGCTCTTGATTCCCGGCTGGTACGGGCTGGCCGAAGGGCTGGAGGAAATTCCTCTCACCCTACGGCGGGAAATGTTTGCGCAGTGGCCCTTTTTTGCCACCACCCTGGATAGCGCGGCCATGGCCCTGGCCAAGGCCGATTTGGGGATTGCCCGGGAGTATCTGCGCCTGGTTGAACCCTCCCTGGCCGAGCGTTTCTTCCCCAGTATTGCCGGGGCATTCGAGAAAACCAGGGCCATTCTGGAAGAAACTTTCCAGAACACCCTGCTTTTCAACCACCCCGTGCTGGCCCGCCAGACCGAGCTACGCAACCCCTATGTAGACCCCATCTCGCTGGTGCAGGTGGAGCTGCTCGAGCGCTACCGTCGCACCCCCCCCGAGGCTCCGGAACGCACGGGTTTGGAGCGGGCCCTGATGCTCTCCTTGCTGGGCATCGCCGCGGGCTTGCGAAATGCGGGCTGA
- a CDS encoding ABC transporter substrate-binding protein: MNKGWIGFLAGLALVGSAWAQRPDTIVIAQGVDVTVLDPNNQLETPTANVLSNIFDTLYMRMPDGTARPWLATGVRAINPTTWEMTIRQGVKFHNGEELTAETVKWNFDRVIDPQKPLRISNSWANLASVQVINPTTLRFTTRNPFPVFVTRLTGFYILPQKYVTEGGNRYLQEPVGTGPYKFVRWVRDQQFELEANPNYWGGAPKIRRVIFRPIPEASSRVAELVSGGVDIITNLVPEAVNAVRASGAAEVRSVPSIRNIFIMLNTSGKADSPLANPKVRLALNYAVDKRTIVKNVLGGFGQPTGCSLNSYIFGYDARSCQPYEYNPARAKQLLAEAGYPNGFTMTMGSPNGRYLNDRQVAEALVGQLAQVGVRVELRVQEWSTYVGQILERRIPTDAVLLGWGNNEFDADNSLYSLFYGGTVRGGPRQVAFSYIRSVPLDNALLQAQRTTDPEQRKKLYLDALRVLRAEAPWIFLHQQEDLYGVAKRVEWKPRPDERLFVADMALK, encoded by the coding sequence ATGAACAAAGGTTGGATTGGCTTTTTGGCTGGCCTGGCCCTGGTGGGGAGTGCCTGGGCCCAACGCCCCGACACCATCGTGATTGCACAGGGCGTAGACGTAACGGTGCTCGACCCCAACAACCAGCTCGAGACCCCCACCGCCAATGTGCTTTCGAACATCTTCGACACCCTCTACATGCGGATGCCGGACGGCACTGCCCGGCCCTGGTTGGCCACGGGTGTGCGGGCCATCAACCCCACCACCTGGGAGATGACCATCCGTCAGGGGGTCAAGTTTCACAACGGCGAAGAACTGACCGCCGAGACCGTCAAGTGGAACTTTGATCGAGTGATTGATCCACAAAAGCCCTTGCGCATTTCCAACTCCTGGGCCAACCTGGCCAGCGTGCAGGTGATCAACCCCACCACCCTGCGCTTCACCACCCGTAACCCCTTCCCGGTGTTTGTCACCCGCCTTACGGGCTTTTATATCCTGCCGCAAAAGTACGTTACCGAGGGCGGCAACCGCTACCTGCAAGAGCCGGTGGGCACCGGCCCCTACAAGTTTGTGCGCTGGGTGCGCGACCAGCAGTTTGAACTCGAGGCCAACCCCAACTACTGGGGCGGCGCCCCCAAAATCCGCCGGGTGATCTTTCGGCCCATCCCCGAAGCCAGTAGCCGGGTAGCCGAACTGGTCTCGGGCGGGGTGGACATCATCACCAACCTGGTACCGGAGGCGGTGAACGCCGTGCGGGCCTCAGGGGCCGCCGAGGTTCGTAGTGTGCCCAGCATTCGGAATATCTTCATCATGCTGAATACCAGCGGCAAAGCCGATAGCCCCCTGGCCAACCCCAAGGTGCGCCTGGCACTCAACTACGCAGTAGACAAGCGCACCATCGTCAAGAACGTACTGGGCGGCTTTGGGCAACCTACCGGCTGCTCGCTCAACAGCTACATCTTCGGCTACGATGCAAGAAGCTGTCAGCCCTACGAGTACAACCCCGCGCGGGCTAAACAGCTGCTGGCCGAGGCGGGCTACCCCAATGGTTTCACCATGACCATGGGTTCGCCCAACGGGCGTTACCTCAACGACCGCCAGGTAGCCGAAGCCCTGGTAGGCCAGCTGGCCCAGGTCGGGGTGCGGGTAGAGTTGCGGGTACAGGAGTGGAGCACCTACGTGGGCCAGATTCTCGAGCGCCGCATCCCCACCGACGCAGTGCTGCTGGGCTGGGGCAACAACGAGTTCGATGCCGATAACTCGCTTTATAGCCTGTTCTACGGCGGTACCGTGCGCGGTGGCCCCCGTCAGGTAGCCTTCAGCTACATTCGTTCGGTGCCGCTGGACAATGCTCTGTTACAAGCCCAGCGCACCACCGACCCCGAGCAACGCAAGAAGCTCTACCTGGATGCACTGCGGGTCTTGCGGGCCGAAGCCCCCTGGATTTTCCTGCACCAGCAAGAAGACCTGTATGGCGTGGCCAAGCGGGTGGAGTGGAAACCCCGCCCCGACGAGCGGCTGTTTGTGGCCGACATGGCCTTAAAATAA
- a CDS encoding ABC transporter permease produces MAAYLIRRLALVLVVVWGTATLAFFLLFLSGDPVNLLLPLDATPEVREQFRKANGFDRPVWQQYLSYMGRAVQGDLGISLRNQTPALGLVLERMPASMVLAGAALLFAVVFGVLAGVIAAVRKGTTLEFVVLFFALLGQSLPVFWLALMLILVFGLELRWLPISGYGVGPLPGLPALANLVLPAIAVGTFSMAAITRLTRGGVLRELRSDHVRTARAKGLSERVVIYKHALRNAAIPVVTVIGLQLGNLLSGAVITETIFAWPGVGRLVLTAVTQQDFPVVQAAVIVFAVLLAVINLVVDLLYGVLDPRVRYA; encoded by the coding sequence ATGGCTGCCTATCTAATTCGTCGTCTCGCACTGGTTTTGGTAGTGGTCTGGGGAACCGCGACACTGGCCTTCTTTTTACTGTTTTTGTCGGGCGACCCGGTCAACCTGTTGCTGCCGCTGGACGCCACACCGGAGGTGCGCGAGCAGTTCCGCAAGGCCAACGGCTTTGACCGCCCGGTCTGGCAGCAGTACCTGAGCTACATGGGCCGGGCCGTGCAGGGCGACCTGGGCATCTCGCTACGTAACCAGACCCCGGCTTTGGGGCTGGTGTTGGAGCGGATGCCCGCCAGCATGGTGCTGGCCGGTGCAGCCTTGTTGTTCGCAGTGGTTTTTGGCGTGCTGGCAGGAGTGATTGCGGCGGTACGAAAGGGCACTACCCTCGAGTTTGTGGTGTTGTTTTTTGCGCTCTTGGGCCAGTCGTTGCCGGTGTTCTGGCTGGCCCTGATGCTCATTCTGGTCTTTGGGCTCGAGCTGCGCTGGCTACCCATCTCGGGCTACGGAGTCGGGCCCCTTCCCGGCCTTCCGGCCCTGGCCAACCTGGTTCTGCCGGCCATTGCGGTGGGCACTTTTTCGATGGCGGCCATCACCCGCCTGACTCGAGGGGGCGTGCTCCGCGAGCTGCGCAGCGACCACGTACGCACCGCACGCGCCAAAGGCTTGAGCGAGCGGGTGGTCATCTACAAACACGCCCTGCGCAACGCAGCCATTCCGGTCGTCACGGTCATTGGGCTACAACTGGGCAACCTGCTCTCGGGGGCGGTCATCACCGAGACGATTTTTGCCTGGCCGGGCGTGGGTCGGTTGGTACTGACCGCCGTTACCCAGCAAGATTTCCCGGTGGTACAGGCTGCGGTCATCGTGTTTGCAGTGCTGCTGGCAGTTATCAACCTGGTGGTGGACTTGCTCTATGGGGTACTCGACCCCAGGGTGCGCTATGCGTAG
- a CDS encoding ABC transporter permease, which translates to MRKILRAPSATIGISLMILFVLMAVFAPLISPHNPTQQDLQAITKPPGTEGHLLGTDRLGRDMLSRIYHGARLSLVVAVAGVLIGAAIGIPLGLLSGYLGGRVDDFLMRLGDIQLSLPFILLVIAIIAALGPSLTNTIVVLGVTSWVLYARVVRGEILSLKEREFVQAAHALGASGRRIMLKHLLPNAAGPLIVVATLELARLIVTEAALSFLGLSGVPPEIPSWGQMLADGREVLFFGGWWVATFPGVAISLLVLGINLFGDALAEVLDPRSR; encoded by the coding sequence ATGCGTAAAATCCTTCGCGCCCCCTCAGCTACCATTGGGATTAGCCTGATGATTCTCTTTGTGCTGATGGCCGTTTTTGCCCCACTGATAAGCCCCCACAACCCCACCCAGCAAGACCTCCAGGCCATCACCAAACCCCCCGGCACCGAGGGCCACCTGCTGGGCACCGATCGTCTGGGGCGCGATATGCTCTCGCGCATCTACCATGGCGCCAGGCTCTCTTTGGTTGTGGCCGTGGCCGGGGTGCTGATTGGTGCAGCGATTGGGATTCCATTGGGCCTGCTGTCGGGCTACCTGGGGGGGCGGGTAGATGACTTTTTGATGCGCCTCGGCGACATCCAGCTTTCGCTGCCGTTTATCCTGCTGGTAATCGCCATTATCGCTGCGCTGGGGCCCAGCCTGACCAATACCATTGTGGTGCTGGGCGTTACCAGCTGGGTGTTGTATGCACGGGTGGTACGGGGCGAGATTTTATCGCTCAAGGAGCGGGAGTTTGTCCAGGCCGCCCATGCCCTGGGGGCCTCTGGGCGGCGCATCATGCTCAAGCACCTCCTGCCCAACGCAGCCGGGCCGCTGATCGTGGTGGCCACCCTGGAACTCGCACGCTTGATCGTGACCGAGGCTGCGCTTTCGTTCCTGGGGCTCTCCGGCGTGCCCCCCGAAATTCCCAGTTGGGGACAGATGCTGGCCGACGGACGCGAGGTGCTGTTCTTTGGGGGTTGGTGGGTGGCCACCTTTCCTGGCGTGGCTATTAGCCTGCTGGTGCTGGGCATTAACCTGTTTGGCGACGCACTGGCCGAGGTGCTCGACCCCCGAAGTCGGTAA
- a CDS encoding amidase family protein gives MEPLQDNYGAVVAWVKASPAAPVCGPLAGLTFAAKDLFDVAGLPTAAGNPDFAGWWGLPTQDAWAVAALKKAGAWLVAKTHTHELAYGMTGINPHFGTPRNPRAPAGIPGGSSSGSAVAVAAGLVPVALGSDTAGSVRIPASLCGVYAYRPTHGAIPTQGVVPLAPGYDTVGLLAVGPEVMERFAGVLLCEALPVVRFERAVLLRDALELCDPEAHAAVERVAQRLEALGIAVEEKSLGLLQEAREAQRVLQGAQAWGFHQRWLEERQPRLGEDVRKLLEMVSRLTAGEIGRALSEQVRLRAEMGALLSPGTLVLLPATPSSAPQVSTLQDPEKALAFRWRTLSLTCYASVLGAPVVLVPAEQPGEKPIGVQLVGPWGSDMGLLNTVRQAFK, from the coding sequence GTGGAGCCTTTACAAGACAACTATGGTGCGGTGGTGGCCTGGGTGAAGGCAAGCCCGGCAGCGCCGGTGTGTGGTCCGCTGGCCGGGCTGACTTTTGCCGCCAAGGACTTATTCGATGTGGCCGGACTGCCCACCGCAGCGGGTAACCCCGATTTTGCCGGGTGGTGGGGCCTGCCTACCCAGGATGCCTGGGCTGTGGCGGCCCTCAAGAAAGCAGGCGCCTGGCTGGTGGCCAAGACCCACACCCACGAACTGGCCTACGGCATGACCGGCATCAACCCCCACTTTGGCACACCCCGAAACCCCAGGGCGCCGGCTGGAATTCCCGGGGGTTCGTCTTCGGGTTCGGCGGTAGCGGTGGCAGCCGGCCTGGTGCCGGTGGCCCTGGGCAGCGATACGGCAGGCTCGGTGCGGATTCCGGCCTCGCTGTGCGGCGTATATGCCTATCGCCCGACCCATGGGGCCATTCCTACCCAGGGGGTGGTGCCCCTAGCCCCTGGCTACGATACGGTGGGCCTGCTGGCAGTGGGCCCTGAGGTCATGGAGCGCTTTGCCGGGGTGCTGCTGTGTGAGGCCCTGCCGGTGGTGCGCTTTGAGCGCGCAGTTCTGCTACGCGATGCCCTGGAGCTTTGCGACCCGGAAGCCCACGCTGCTGTGGAGCGCGTAGCGCAGAGGCTTGAAGCACTGGGTATCGCCGTTGAAGAGAAATCGCTCGGTCTGCTGCAAGAAGCTCGAGAGGCCCAGCGGGTTTTGCAGGGCGCCCAGGCCTGGGGTTTTCACCAGAGGTGGCTCGAGGAGCGGCAACCCCGCTTAGGCGAGGATGTGCGGAAACTCCTGGAAATGGTCTCGAGGCTCACCGCAGGCGAGATTGGGCGGGCCCTGAGCGAGCAGGTGCGCCTGAGAGCCGAGATGGGCGCTTTACTTTCGCCCGGTACGTTGGTACTGTTGCCCGCGACCCCCAGTTCAGCCCCCCAGGTAAGCACCCTACAAGACCCCGAAAAAGCCCTGGCCTTCCGCTGGCGCACGCTCAGCCTGACCTGCTACGCCAGTGTGCTGGGTGCACCCGTGGTCTTGGTGCCTGCCGAGCAACCCGGTGAAAAGCCCATTGGCGTGCAGCTTGTGGGGCCCTGGGGTAGCGATATGGGTTTGCTGAATACAGTACGCCAGGCTTTCAAATAG
- a CDS encoding alpha/beta hydrolase-fold protein: MVEVHARSVTFYPPAQAKFLVGDFTDWDKKPLPIEKPLNLEFPTGAYVEYAFLDENKEPFPDPDNPHKAQNPWWNYPRAIELPGFQYAAPHQPSRPVNVHRHRLESKAFGSTRRYYVFDPQAPAQATLYVHDGVAYYRTARLAEVAQGLCELEEIQPVRIVFIEPENRRKEYWFDPNYEEHVLNEIIPAVESHYGPTPERGLMGASLGGLVSGWLALRHPEVFQKVATQSACLTASPEGGDSYNDPEWLTEQYLDSQALPLRFYCETGQIEWLLAPNRRFAAMLADKGYPHAYFERPSGHNWMTWRQGLAPALVYLFGNRL; encoded by the coding sequence ATGGTCGAGGTACACGCACGCTCTGTTACTTTTTATCCGCCGGCCCAGGCCAAATTCCTGGTCGGCGACTTTACCGATTGGGACAAAAAACCCCTTCCCATCGAGAAGCCGCTGAACCTCGAGTTCCCCACCGGGGCTTATGTGGAGTATGCCTTCCTAGACGAAAACAAAGAGCCCTTCCCCGACCCCGACAACCCCCACAAAGCCCAAAACCCCTGGTGGAACTACCCCCGGGCCATCGAGCTGCCGGGCTTTCAATACGCCGCACCGCACCAACCCTCCCGCCCGGTAAACGTGCACCGGCACCGGCTGGAGTCCAAGGCCTTTGGCAGTACCCGCCGTTACTACGTGTTCGACCCCCAAGCGCCAGCCCAGGCCACCCTCTACGTGCACGACGGTGTGGCCTACTACCGCACCGCCAGGCTGGCCGAGGTGGCCCAGGGGCTTTGTGAGCTGGAGGAAATCCAGCCGGTGCGAATTGTATTTATTGAACCCGAAAACCGCCGCAAAGAATACTGGTTTGACCCCAATTACGAGGAGCACGTACTGAACGAAATTATCCCCGCGGTGGAGTCGCATTATGGCCCCACGCCGGAAAGGGGCCTGATGGGTGCTAGCCTGGGCGGGCTGGTTTCTGGCTGGCTGGCCCTACGCCACCCGGAGGTGTTTCAGAAGGTCGCCACCCAGTCGGCCTGCCTAACCGCCTCGCCTGAGGGGGGCGATTCCTACAATGACCCCGAGTGGCTCACCGAACAGTATCTGGACAGCCAAGCCCTGCCGTTGCGGTTTTATTGTGAGACCGGTCAGATCGAGTGGCTGCTGGCACCCAACCGACGCTTTGCTGCCATGCTGGCCGACAAGGGCTACCCGCACGCCTACTTCGAGCGCCCCTCCGGCCACAACTGGATGACCTGGCGGCAGGGGCTGGCTCCGGCGCTTGTGTACCTGTTCGGAAACCGGCTCTAG
- a CDS encoding DUF475 domain-containing protein yields MEFGSAFVAILIIVALEAVLSVDNAMVLAVMVRPLPEHLRSRALLYGIIGAYVLRGLALLFATIIIQIWWIQLLGGLYLVYLAVNHILRRNSHSQADPTSVQQAAAASFWRIVIMINVVDLAFAVDSVLVVIAFSREFWVIFTGVAIGILLIRLAAGIMVGIIERYPRLETVAYAVVGWAGLKLMLEGWGHGSEVWLHRPELALHLPQAFFLSVTLAILVLGSLWAFRRTSES; encoded by the coding sequence ATGGAGTTTGGTTCGGCTTTTGTAGCCATTCTAATCATTGTGGCCCTCGAGGCCGTTCTTTCTGTGGACAACGCCATGGTGCTGGCCGTGATGGTGCGGCCTTTGCCGGAGCACTTGCGCTCGAGGGCTTTGCTTTACGGCATCATCGGGGCCTACGTGCTGCGCGGGTTAGCCCTGCTCTTTGCCACCATCATCATCCAGATCTGGTGGATTCAGCTCCTGGGTGGGCTCTACCTGGTGTATCTGGCAGTGAACCACATCTTGCGGCGCAACAGCCACAGCCAGGCCGACCCGACCAGCGTGCAACAAGCCGCTGCCGCCAGCTTCTGGCGCATTGTGATCATGATCAACGTGGTAGACCTGGCCTTTGCCGTGGACTCGGTGCTGGTGGTGATTGCTTTCAGCCGGGAGTTCTGGGTGATCTTTACTGGCGTGGCCATCGGGATTCTGCTAATACGGCTGGCCGCTGGCATTATGGTGGGTATCATCGAGCGGTATCCGCGGCTCGAGACCGTGGCCTATGCGGTGGTGGGCTGGGCCGGGCTCAAGCTGATGCTCGAGGGCTGGGGGCACGGCAGTGAGGTCTGGCTGCACCGGCCCGAGCTGGCCTTACACCTGCCACAGGCGTTCTTCCTCAGCGTGACGCTGGCCATTCTGGTGCTGGGAAGCCTATGGGCCTTTCGTCGCACTTCCGAATCCTGA
- a CDS encoding bifunctional 2-polyprenyl-6-hydroxyphenol methylase/3-demethylubiquinol 3-O-methyltransferase UbiG: MPKDWDAHYLNQPPLSQPAFVVAAYAHGLPAGPVLDLAGGTGRNAFFLAERGHPVILLEKSRVALEFVRSQAARRRLDVWALETDLEYPQPHLPPGPFAGIIHSYFLHRPLLAHFCERLLPGGQVFLEGFTTQEAARRGSQAAHYWQPGELLRPSPGLRLRAWAEGWMEGHHRTWAVWEKSA, encoded by the coding sequence ATGCCCAAAGACTGGGACGCCCACTATCTGAACCAGCCTCCGCTCAGTCAACCCGCCTTTGTGGTGGCGGCTTATGCCCATGGACTTCCAGCAGGCCCGGTGCTGGACCTGGCCGGAGGGACCGGGCGTAACGCTTTTTTTCTGGCCGAGCGGGGGCATCCGGTGATTTTGCTCGAGAAAAGCCGGGTAGCGCTCGAGTTTGTGCGCTCCCAAGCCGCCCGTCGGCGTCTTGATGTATGGGCGCTCGAGACCGACCTGGAATACCCCCAACCCCACCTGCCGCCGGGCCCCTTTGCCGGCATAATCCACTCGTACTTCCTGCACCGCCCCCTTCTGGCGCACTTCTGCGAGCGGCTCTTGCCGGGGGGACAAGTATTTTTGGAAGGCTTTACCACCCAGGAAGCGGCCCGCCGGGGAAGCCAGGCCGCGCACTACTGGCAACCGGGCGAACTCCTGCGCCCGTCCCCCGGTTTGCGCCTGCGGGCCTGGGCCGAGGGGTGGATGGAGGGGCACCACCGCACCTGGGCCGTCTGGGAAAAATCTGCCTGA